One genomic window of Maribacter aquivivus includes the following:
- a CDS encoding WD40/YVTN/BNR-like repeat-containing protein: protein MKTIRLLLVLIILAPLALQSQRRKNKNTEPTIQLKDSLFTGLKWRNIGPFRGGRSVASTGVLGQPMVYYMGTVGGGIWKTTDDGITWKNISDGFLKTATVGAISVSESNPNIVIAGMGEHAARGVMTSMGDGVYKSTDAGKTWKHMGLNETRHISDVIIDPKNPDIIFVSAQGAQYGPSSQRGIYKSTDGGDTWKNVLFVDTITGASALSMDMTNPTILYAAMWQHRRFPWTMESGGKNSGIYKSTDSGETWEQLKEGLPKEMGKTGISVSRANPERVFAVIEAEGEKGGVYRSDDAGKKWTLINKDRINITRSWYYMEIFADTQNEDIVYVLNAPVTKSIDGGKSFSSLPTPHGDNHDLWIDPLNNQRMINSNDGGSNVSNNGGKSWSTQENQNTAQFYRVITDNLVPYNVYGGQQDNSTVAIASRTNDRGIDWKDWYAVAGGESAFLAFDPDNPELIYGGTYQGNIDKWDANTKESKPIKEYPELGLSISPENAKYRYNWNAPIITSPHDRKTIYHGGNVVFKSTDEGQSWSVISPDLTRDEKDKHGLGGGPFTNEAAGGEIYNTLTYLTESPHEEGVIWSGSDDGLVHVTKDGGANWVNVTPTGAKDGIINSIEVSPHDPATAYIVLMRYKSMDFANYIYKTTDYGTTWTKITNGITGDNTFTRVVRADKKIKGLLYAGTETDLFVSLDDGLHWQPLQLNLPLTPINDLVIQDNDLVAATAGRAFWILDDLAAIQNSTTPKQELNIFKPKDTYLFVGGSSEKPVPGLGSNPKSGVTFDYYLSETQDSTELKLEVLKDGKVIRTITNQKDKKFKSWPGGPAKPAILASKKGYNRFTWDFKRELLPAVDKVFVLGGLNGSTVGPGDYILRLTLGDQTTKTTATILPHPKVKASMADYAKQQNMMTTIEATVVEIHNAVNDMQSAKSQLKQYGKLLVDNTKAEALLTQGDSLTKRITNWQENLIQPNQKTFQDVINFENKLNSQLLNLRGYIDTAEPKVTAGAKERLKDLLAMWNTFKIEHDAIINTEMKSYNALFQSLEIPAIILSEKQN, encoded by the coding sequence ATGAAAACTATTAGACTTCTGCTCGTGCTTATTATTTTGGCACCTTTAGCTTTGCAATCTCAACGCAGAAAAAACAAGAATACCGAACCAACTATTCAATTAAAAGATTCGCTCTTCACCGGATTAAAATGGCGAAATATTGGTCCGTTCAGGGGCGGAAGAAGCGTGGCATCGACTGGAGTTCTAGGTCAACCAATGGTGTACTACATGGGTACTGTAGGCGGAGGAATTTGGAAAACTACGGATGACGGAATTACCTGGAAAAATATTTCTGACGGATTTTTAAAAACAGCTACTGTAGGTGCAATCTCCGTTTCTGAAAGCAACCCTAACATTGTAATTGCAGGGATGGGCGAACATGCTGCCCGTGGTGTAATGACTTCTATGGGCGACGGCGTATACAAATCTACCGATGCAGGTAAAACCTGGAAGCATATGGGACTTAATGAAACAAGGCATATTTCTGATGTAATTATTGACCCTAAAAATCCTGATATCATTTTTGTATCTGCCCAAGGAGCACAATATGGACCTTCTTCTCAACGAGGAATCTATAAGTCTACAGATGGTGGTGATACTTGGAAAAATGTACTGTTCGTTGATACCATAACCGGGGCTTCTGCTTTATCTATGGATATGACCAACCCTACCATTTTATATGCAGCTATGTGGCAACACAGACGTTTTCCTTGGACGATGGAATCTGGTGGTAAGAACTCAGGTATTTACAAATCGACAGATAGTGGTGAAACTTGGGAACAGTTAAAAGAAGGGTTACCTAAAGAAATGGGTAAAACAGGTATTTCTGTTTCCAGAGCTAACCCAGAGCGTGTATTTGCTGTAATAGAAGCTGAAGGAGAAAAAGGCGGCGTATACCGCTCTGATGATGCTGGTAAAAAATGGACTTTAATAAATAAAGACCGCATTAACATTACACGTTCTTGGTATTACATGGAGATTTTTGCCGACACCCAAAACGAAGATATTGTTTACGTATTAAATGCACCCGTAACCAAGTCAATAGATGGTGGTAAATCATTTTCTTCCCTACCAACACCACATGGCGATAATCACGATTTATGGATAGACCCATTGAATAATCAACGTATGATTAACTCTAATGATGGAGGATCAAATGTTTCTAACAACGGCGGAAAAAGTTGGAGTACTCAAGAGAATCAAAACACAGCACAATTTTACAGGGTTATTACAGATAATCTAGTACCCTATAATGTATACGGTGGTCAACAAGATAACTCTACCGTAGCGATTGCCTCTAGAACAAATGATCGTGGTATCGACTGGAAAGATTGGTATGCCGTTGCTGGTGGCGAAAGTGCATTTTTAGCCTTTGATCCAGATAATCCTGAATTAATATATGGTGGAACGTACCAAGGTAATATTGATAAGTGGGATGCAAATACCAAAGAATCTAAACCTATTAAAGAATACCCTGAATTAGGTTTGAGCATATCACCAGAAAATGCAAAGTACCGTTATAATTGGAATGCCCCGATTATTACATCGCCACATGACAGAAAAACAATTTATCATGGTGGTAATGTTGTTTTCAAATCAACAGATGAAGGTCAAAGCTGGTCGGTTATAAGTCCGGATCTAACAAGAGATGAAAAAGACAAACACGGTCTTGGCGGTGGTCCGTTTACAAATGAAGCTGCTGGTGGTGAAATATATAACACCCTAACTTACTTGACAGAATCTCCACATGAAGAGGGTGTTATTTGGTCTGGTAGTGATGATGGACTAGTTCATGTTACAAAAGACGGTGGCGCAAACTGGGTGAATGTTACACCCACTGGTGCCAAGGATGGTATCATTAACAGTATTGAAGTCTCTCCTCATGACCCAGCGACAGCATATATTGTTCTAATGCGCTACAAATCGATGGATTTTGCCAACTACATCTACAAAACAACGGATTACGGAACCACTTGGACAAAAATCACCAATGGCATAACAGGCGATAATACATTTACTAGAGTTGTACGTGCAGACAAAAAAATTAAAGGACTACTTTACGCAGGTACAGAGACTGACTTATTTGTTTCCTTAGATGATGGCTTGCATTGGCAGCCATTGCAATTAAATTTACCCTTGACTCCAATTAATGATTTAGTTATTCAAGATAATGATTTGGTTGCTGCAACGGCTGGTCGTGCATTTTGGATTTTAGATGACTTAGCTGCTATACAGAATAGCACTACCCCAAAACAAGAGCTAAACATTTTTAAACCAAAAGACACGTATTTGTTTGTTGGAGGTTCTAGTGAAAAACCAGTTCCTGGTTTGGGCAGCAATCCAAAAAGCGGAGTAACTTTCGATTATTATTTAAGCGAAACACAAGACAGTACAGAATTAAAATTGGAAGTACTGAAAGATGGTAAGGTAATTAGAACCATAACCAACCAAAAAGATAAGAAATTCAAATCTTGGCCAGGCGGTCCGGCAAAGCCAGCTATTCTAGCTTCAAAAAAAGGATATAACCGTTTTACTTGGGATTTTAAAAGAGAGCTTTTACCTGCTGTGGACAAGGTTTTTGTACTAGGAGGGTTAAACGGTTCAACTGTTGGTCCGGGAGACTACATTTTAAGACTGACTCTAGGTGATCAAACTACAAAAACTACCGCAACTATTTTACCACACCCAAAAGTGAAAGCTAGCATGGCAGATTATGCCAAGCAGCAAAACATGATGACAACCATAGAAGCAACTGTCGTAGAAATACACAATGCGGTAAACGATATGCAATCGGCTAAATCGCAATTAAAACAATATGGTAAATTACTTGTAGATAACACGAAAGCAGAAGCTCTTTTAACACAGGGCGATTCTTTGACTAAACGCATTACAAATTGGCAAGAAAATCTAATTCAGCCTAACCAGAAAACCTTTCAAGATGTGATTAATTTTGAAAATAAACTGAATTCACAATTACTGAATCTAAGAGGTTATATCGATACTGCAGAACCAAAGGTTACCGCTGGTGCAAAAGAGAGATTAAAAGATCTACTAGCAATGTGGAATACATTTAAAATAGAGCATGATGCAATCATAAATACAGAAATGAAGTCCTATAATGCTTTGTTTCAAAGCTTAGAAATTCCGGCAATCATACTATCTGAAAAACAAAACTAA
- a CDS encoding cyclic nucleotide-binding domain-containing protein, giving the protein MTHQIRVLKQEITTEKLKEYFPKGSFKTYPKGYAISYIHKKVETFRWLLEGSVNYYISLDNPDSDILVCQNSEPFSTIGLNGFNTPKRFTYKATVASPKASFFEIPFQELEAYLKKGHQNILLKNIGAKLYRVLHTALTKQTELLSPVRFQPFVEDRQFFISPVAEQEEIVSLMRRSPFLDYFEEKNLMALAALAERREYEPDEVLYVQDGSSNGLFILIHGEVTVKRIENTIEIKQRSIKNSGFVFGWSCLLKEKDICSAITNTKTSAYFIPEGDLMKLFQLDDAFEGQFYQRLLWLMGNQLNAAFVRYVGLLGKHNLQAVYQLIKNNKSRLLLSSPLHQVPHLLKSNTTKQFAYDALTSLVKKGTALERHIASLSLELLGEDQKEHEFISGLQQIYENVAEKNSKDATQNRKVCAELTMKVFKNVPYIIEGWENLPNDTGNIFIYNHLINDPHYTLNNNFQITLDSHFLSAMVLYKKYQEPGIRTVRIGQGQEYGHQNYYDNLGYINVYTKESDETSNNRKEEARSIFYSEASKHLKQKYNLIISPEGTSYRTDESPGPFKMGAFKLALHTEPEPYIIPVVMVNFDHRIGKSLYYCAIKEPFLLSEKVPSKSNEDLYAFMEQYQAEYQGYVQEAIERAEQLNVSSSGADSLEEPPAIWCNEIKRLKRRVAKLPTQENLIAFYGSSSVRLWVNMKRDLSPFNVVNLGFGGSTFAWCIHYFDEIFTEANPSKIVLYAGENDLNSGKTPQEVLSGCMELVGLITNKYPDAELALISLKPSVEREALIPLIMETNLMLSKYFITELNAQYINVFAQMITTDNRPIPELYLSDGLHLNKQGYALWSTAIKKALQAADSLELENQL; this is encoded by the coding sequence ATGACACACCAAATTAGAGTTTTAAAGCAAGAAATAACGACAGAAAAATTAAAAGAATACTTCCCTAAAGGAAGTTTTAAAACATATCCCAAAGGTTATGCTATCAGTTATATTCATAAAAAAGTCGAGACTTTTAGATGGCTCTTAGAAGGTAGTGTCAACTACTATATTTCACTTGACAACCCTGATAGCGATATTCTTGTTTGCCAAAACTCAGAACCTTTTTCTACTATTGGTTTAAACGGATTTAATACGCCCAAGCGATTTACCTATAAAGCTACTGTTGCTTCACCAAAAGCGTCATTCTTTGAAATACCATTTCAAGAGCTTGAAGCTTATCTGAAAAAAGGACATCAGAATATTTTACTTAAAAATATTGGTGCAAAATTGTACCGTGTGCTGCATACGGCTTTAACCAAACAAACGGAATTGTTGAGTCCAGTACGGTTTCAACCCTTTGTTGAAGATAGACAATTTTTTATATCACCTGTTGCCGAGCAAGAAGAGATTGTTTCATTAATGAGACGCTCGCCTTTTCTAGATTATTTTGAAGAAAAGAACTTAATGGCGTTGGCTGCTTTGGCAGAACGACGAGAGTATGAGCCAGATGAAGTTTTGTATGTGCAAGATGGCTCTAGTAACGGATTGTTTATTCTTATACATGGGGAAGTTACGGTTAAGCGAATAGAAAATACCATAGAGATCAAACAACGCTCCATTAAAAATTCCGGATTTGTATTTGGGTGGTCATGCCTATTGAAGGAGAAAGATATTTGCTCTGCTATTACGAACACGAAGACCTCTGCTTATTTTATTCCTGAAGGCGATTTAATGAAATTGTTTCAGCTAGATGATGCTTTTGAAGGTCAGTTTTATCAGCGATTATTGTGGTTAATGGGCAACCAATTAAATGCTGCTTTTGTACGTTATGTTGGCTTGTTGGGTAAGCACAATCTGCAGGCCGTTTATCAATTGATCAAGAATAATAAATCGCGATTATTGTTGTCGTCACCGTTGCATCAAGTGCCTCATCTTCTAAAAAGTAACACTACCAAACAATTTGCTTATGATGCATTAACTAGCTTGGTAAAAAAAGGAACTGCGTTAGAACGGCATATTGCCTCATTAAGTTTAGAACTGCTGGGTGAAGATCAAAAAGAGCATGAGTTTATAAGCGGTTTACAGCAGATTTATGAGAATGTAGCAGAAAAGAACAGTAAAGATGCTACGCAAAATAGAAAGGTTTGCGCCGAGTTGACCATGAAGGTGTTTAAAAACGTGCCCTATATTATTGAAGGTTGGGAGAATTTGCCTAATGATACCGGTAATATTTTCATCTATAACCACTTAATCAATGACCCACATTATACCTTAAACAATAATTTTCAGATTACGCTAGATTCCCATTTTCTAAGTGCTATGGTCTTATATAAAAAATATCAAGAACCGGGTATAAGAACAGTTAGAATAGGGCAGGGACAAGAATACGGTCATCAGAATTATTATGACAACCTTGGTTATATTAATGTGTATACTAAAGAATCTGATGAAACTTCTAATAATAGAAAAGAAGAGGCAAGAAGTATATTTTACAGTGAAGCATCTAAACATTTAAAACAGAAATACAATTTAATTATAAGCCCTGAAGGCACTTCTTACAGAACAGACGAATCTCCCGGCCCTTTTAAAATGGGCGCTTTTAAATTGGCATTACATACTGAGCCAGAGCCTTATATAATACCTGTAGTCATGGTAAATTTTGACCATAGAATTGGCAAATCTTTATATTACTGTGCTATTAAAGAACCCTTTTTATTGAGTGAAAAAGTACCTTCTAAAAGTAATGAAGATTTATATGCGTTTATGGAGCAATACCAAGCGGAATATCAAGGCTATGTACAAGAAGCGATTGAAAGAGCTGAACAATTGAATGTGTCTAGCTCGGGTGCAGATAGTTTAGAGGAGCCACCTGCTATTTGGTGTAATGAGATCAAAAGGCTTAAAAGACGAGTAGCTAAATTACCGACCCAAGAGAATCTGATAGCTTTCTACGGAAGTTCTTCGGTGCGTTTGTGGGTGAACATGAAGCGAGATCTTAGTCCCTTCAATGTGGTGAATCTCGGTTTTGGCGGGTCTACATTTGCTTGGTGTATTCATTATTTCGATGAGATATTTACTGAAGCGAATCCGTCTAAAATAGTATTGTACGCTGGGGAGAATGATTTAAATAGTGGTAAAACTCCGCAAGAGGTACTTTCTGGTTGTATGGAGTTGGTGGGATTGATAACTAACAAATATCCCGATGCAGAATTGGCGTTAATTAGTTTAAAACCAAGTGTAGAGCGTGAAGCTTTAATTCCACTGATTATGGAGACAAATTTAATGTTGTCCAAATATTTCATCACAGAATTAAATGCGCAATACATCAATGTTTTTGCACAGATGATTACCACAGATAACAGACCGATACCAGAATTATACCTTTCTGACGGATTGCATTTAAACAAGCAAGGCTATGCACTGTGGAGTACTGCTATAAAGAAAGCACTACAAGCAGCGGATAGCCTTGAGCTTGAAAATCAATTATAA
- a CDS encoding M20/M25/M40 family metallo-hydrolase, translating to MKKGLLFGAYLLCATFGFSQSTEDIVNAIEKEGIENSQLEQLAYELMDLNGPRLVGTPEMKSAHDWAINTYKKWGISAENQQWGTWKGWQRGVTHVDMVSPRVASLHATQLAWNPGTSTKGVTASLITLPSFKDSLSFVKWLPSVKGKIVMISMLQPTGRPDENWEEYATEASFEKMKAERDSIEKIWRQNINNTGYTSRNINSAFERAGAVGIAQSRWSEGFGANKIFSAGTDKIPAVDISLEDYGMLYRMVEHGADTKIKIVAESKDLGVVPTFNTIATIPGTEFPDEYVILSAHFDSWDGGTGATDNGTGTITMLEAARILKKVYPNPKRTILIGHWGSEEQGLNGSSSFVQDNPEIVAGVQAVFNQDNGTGRVVRLSGQGFLHAYDYLGRWLEAVPETYKNEIETTFPGSPSRGGSDYASFVAAGAPAFSLSSLSWDYWNYTWHTNLDTYDKIVFDDVRNNAILTAILTYMACEDPEKTSREKAVLGINPRSGEKGEWPTPRTPQRKGGQDE from the coding sequence ATGAAAAAAGGACTACTCTTTGGTGCATACTTGTTATGTGCCACTTTCGGATTTTCTCAATCCACCGAAGACATTGTAAATGCCATTGAAAAAGAAGGTATTGAAAACTCTCAACTAGAGCAATTAGCTTACGAATTAATGGACCTCAACGGTCCACGTTTGGTAGGCACTCCAGAAATGAAAAGCGCACATGATTGGGCAATAAATACCTATAAAAAATGGGGTATTTCTGCTGAAAACCAACAATGGGGTACTTGGAAAGGTTGGCAAAGAGGTGTTACACATGTAGATATGGTATCGCCACGAGTAGCATCACTTCACGCTACACAATTGGCATGGAACCCAGGTACAAGCACTAAAGGTGTTACCGCATCTTTAATTACATTACCTAGTTTCAAAGACTCATTATCATTTGTAAAGTGGCTTCCTAGTGTGAAAGGAAAAATAGTAATGATTAGCATGTTACAACCCACAGGTAGACCTGATGAAAACTGGGAAGAATACGCGACAGAAGCATCCTTCGAGAAAATGAAAGCGGAGCGCGATTCTATTGAAAAAATATGGAGACAAAATATTAATAATACAGGATATACGAGTAGAAATATCAATTCTGCATTTGAAAGAGCAGGCGCAGTTGGTATTGCACAATCCAGATGGTCTGAAGGCTTTGGAGCTAACAAAATTTTCAGCGCAGGTACAGATAAAATTCCTGCTGTAGATATTTCTTTAGAAGACTACGGTATGCTTTACAGAATGGTAGAACATGGTGCAGACACTAAAATTAAAATAGTGGCGGAATCTAAAGATTTAGGTGTAGTACCTACTTTTAATACTATTGCAACCATACCTGGCACAGAATTCCCAGATGAGTATGTTATTCTTTCTGCTCATTTCGATTCATGGGATGGTGGTACCGGTGCAACGGATAACGGTACAGGAACAATTACCATGTTAGAAGCTGCTCGTATTCTTAAAAAGGTATATCCGAATCCTAAACGAACGATTTTAATTGGTCATTGGGGAAGCGAGGAACAGGGATTGAATGGTTCTAGTTCATTTGTTCAAGATAATCCAGAAATTGTAGCGGGTGTACAAGCTGTTTTTAATCAAGATAATGGAACTGGTCGCGTTGTTCGTTTATCGGGACAAGGATTTTTACATGCCTACGATTACTTAGGGCGTTGGTTAGAAGCTGTACCTGAAACGTATAAAAATGAAATAGAAACTACCTTTCCTGGGTCACCTAGTCGTGGTGGATCTGATTATGCCTCGTTTGTAGCAGCAGGTGCTCCGGCTTTTTCTCTAAGCTCTCTTAGTTGGGATTATTGGAATTACACATGGCACACCAATTTAGACACCTATGACAAGATTGTATTCGATGATGTGCGTAACAATGCCATACTAACTGCTATACTTACCTATATGGCTTGTGAAGATCCAGAGAAAACATCGCGCGAAAAAGCAGTATTAGGTATTAACCCTAGATCTGGTGAAAAAGGAGAATGGCCAACACCAAGAACACCACAACGTAAAGGTGGGCAAGACGAATAA
- a CDS encoding SRPBCC family protein — protein sequence MKDNEPIIVTHLFNASLEQVWEALTNVKQMRLWYFDVITDFKPEVSFQTSFLIMNEGRNFTHNWKVTEVIPQSKISYRWTFDEYPGESISTFRLSKEEHRTILTVTSEVLKEFPTDIPEFKRESGVAGWKYLIKKRLFEFLQKSIKF from the coding sequence ATGAAAGACAATGAACCCATAATTGTTACGCACCTTTTTAATGCTTCCTTAGAACAGGTATGGGAGGCATTAACGAATGTGAAACAAATGCGGCTATGGTATTTTGATGTGATTACTGATTTTAAACCGGAAGTCTCTTTTCAAACAAGCTTTCTGATTATGAACGAAGGGCGAAATTTTACGCATAATTGGAAAGTAACGGAAGTAATTCCTCAATCAAAAATTAGTTATCGTTGGACTTTTGACGAATACCCTGGCGAGAGCATTTCTACATTTAGGCTCTCAAAAGAAGAACACCGGACAATACTTACAGTTACAAGTGAAGTTTTAAAAGAATTTCCAACAGACATCCCCGAGTTTAAAAGAGAAAGTGGTGTAGCGGGGTGGAAGTATCTGATTAAAAAAAGACTTTTTGAATTCTTACAGAAATCCATTAAATTTTAA
- a CDS encoding Zn-dependent hydrolase, with translation MKKYKNIIAILLIVSPLLGIAQMSVNQERLEKRIKDLAQFGIQENGETERVAFSDADVAAQQWVIEQLKAMDIETHIDFAGNVIGIRKGTKPNMKPISFGSHIDRVPHGGNYDGCVGSMASLEILKVLNENNVKTKHPLEIIIFSNEEGGVVGSRAIAGHLKESAFAVKNSTGYSIGEGMMRLGGDTTRLAEVARKKGEVAAFLELHIEQGGTLEKENLEIGIVKGIVGLKWWDVEFNGFANHAGTTPMNARKDALLAASKFIIAVNEVATSFDGTQVATVGRIKSEPGAPNVIPGHVVTSLEIRDLSSEVIEKVYTAIKKRAEEISKESGVDITFNKLDTTADPAIMDLTIQSEIEKSVQSLELSYKSMPSGAGHDAQDMALIAPTGMIFVPSKNGISHSPKEFTSAVDMVNGANVLLQTILALDKKLK, from the coding sequence ATGAAAAAATATAAGAATATAATCGCTATACTTTTAATTGTTAGCCCATTATTAGGTATTGCTCAAATGTCGGTGAATCAAGAGCGATTAGAAAAACGCATTAAGGATCTTGCCCAGTTTGGCATACAAGAAAATGGAGAAACCGAACGTGTTGCTTTTAGTGATGCCGATGTTGCTGCCCAGCAATGGGTTATTGAGCAATTAAAAGCCATGGATATTGAAACCCATATTGATTTTGCCGGTAATGTAATTGGGATACGAAAAGGCACAAAACCAAATATGAAACCGATTTCATTTGGTTCACATATTGATCGCGTTCCGCATGGGGGTAATTATGACGGCTGTGTTGGTAGTATGGCCTCTTTAGAAATTCTTAAGGTGCTAAATGAAAACAACGTTAAAACAAAACACCCATTAGAAATTATAATCTTCTCTAATGAAGAAGGTGGTGTTGTAGGTAGCAGAGCGATTGCCGGGCATTTGAAAGAAAGTGCTTTTGCTGTTAAAAATTCTACAGGATACAGCATTGGTGAAGGTATGATGAGATTAGGTGGAGACACCACCAGACTTGCAGAAGTTGCTCGTAAAAAAGGAGAAGTCGCTGCTTTTTTAGAACTACACATTGAACAAGGAGGCACTCTTGAAAAAGAAAATTTAGAGATTGGAATAGTAAAAGGTATTGTGGGATTAAAATGGTGGGATGTAGAATTTAACGGTTTTGCTAACCATGCAGGTACAACACCAATGAATGCAAGAAAAGATGCATTATTAGCAGCCTCAAAATTTATCATTGCGGTCAACGAAGTTGCCACAAGTTTCGATGGCACCCAAGTTGCTACAGTAGGTAGAATAAAGTCAGAACCAGGCGCACCTAATGTAATACCTGGTCATGTTGTTACGAGTCTTGAAATTAGAGATTTGTCTTCTGAGGTTATTGAAAAGGTATATACTGCAATCAAAAAAAGAGCGGAAGAAATTAGCAAGGAATCTGGCGTAGATATCACTTTTAACAAACTAGATACTACAGCAGACCCCGCAATTATGGATTTGACCATACAATCTGAAATTGAAAAAAGTGTTCAATCTCTTGAATTGAGTTACAAATCGATGCCAAGTGGCGCTGGTCATGATGCCCAAGACATGGCACTTATTGCCCCAACGGGAATGATATTCGTTCCCAGTAAAAATGGCATTAGTCATTCTCCTAAAGAATTTACCTCTGCAGTTGACATGGTAAATGGCGCCAATGTACTTTTGCAAACCATATTGGCATTAGACAAGAAACTGAAATAA
- a CDS encoding CDGSH iron-sulfur domain-containing protein — protein MQLASGEIVTKEGTTGFCHCGVSENKPFCDGLHRKIEWKG, from the coding sequence ATTCAATTAGCCTCTGGCGAAATTGTCACAAAAGAAGGTACTACAGGATTTTGTCATTGTGGTGTTTCAGAAAACAAACCATTTTGCGATGGATTGCACAGAAAAATAGAATGGAAAGGTTAA
- a CDS encoding chloramphenicol acetyltransferase: MKKELNIEEWNRAGHFKFFSQFSEPFHGVTVKVNCSKAYDYAKQSGNSFFLIYLHRTLKAANAITPFKYRIEDGKVFKYDQVHASPTIGRDNGTFGFSYIEYEESFNEFRDAANKVIEEVKKSTGLELPTCGINVLHCSSMPWLDFTSVSHARHFEFADSCPKISFGKMTGEGEHRSMPVSIHVHHALMDGYEVGLFVAEFQRLMSLDGEA, from the coding sequence ATGAAGAAGGAATTAAATATTGAGGAATGGAATAGGGCAGGTCATTTTAAGTTTTTTTCACAGTTCAGCGAACCTTTTCATGGGGTAACCGTAAAAGTGAATTGTTCTAAAGCCTATGATTATGCGAAACAATCTGGCAACTCATTTTTCTTGATTTATTTACATAGAACTTTAAAGGCTGCCAATGCCATAACTCCGTTTAAATATCGAATTGAAGATGGTAAGGTTTTCAAGTATGATCAGGTGCATGCATCGCCAACCATTGGTAGAGATAACGGAACATTTGGTTTTTCTTATATTGAATATGAGGAGTCATTTAATGAATTTAGAGACGCTGCCAATAAAGTGATTGAAGAGGTTAAAAAGTCAACGGGACTAGAATTGCCCACTTGCGGTATCAACGTATTACATTGTTCTAGCATGCCATGGCTAGATTTTACTTCGGTTTCTCATGCACGACATTTTGAATTTGCAGATAGCTGCCCCAAGATCTCTTTTGGTAAAATGACGGGTGAAGGTGAGCATAGGTCTATGCCGGTATCAATACATGTGCACCATGCTTTAATGGATGGTTATGAGGTTGGTTTGTTCGTTGCCGAGTTTCAAAGGCTTATGTCTTTAGATGGTGAAGCTTAA